A genome region from Triticum aestivum cultivar Chinese Spring chromosome 2B, IWGSC CS RefSeq v2.1, whole genome shotgun sequence includes the following:
- the LOC123039563 gene encoding caldesmon-like — protein MQLNEGGLKLLSRNNDTNIIREVVREGYKYLMFYLDHEDNYGGGGWDDAVSNPFTRQREENIVEPSFVVPEENRSEVMYTGDSTCEGTSSGSRRSRRAVVEEEDDEGSWSDSDDSDYNPEELVDSDYDLQDGDEDLVMDESHVADDEKKGKRKGKQVAEDDNSEDEKLEMPESDDEEMKFKFNHFTEEDLHEPKFHVGQVFSSIELIRAAIREYSCKERLGITFGKRKEEAVAKKLEKEEKRKALLQQKQLDAEEKRKAAEERKQKAQQEKEAKKSPGRCQKQAIQAKKKQAEEEKNKRVAERKRIAEQKRKHVEDAHRYEEAQFLLMQEEEHERIQRMREYHRREEEARQQAWEGQVASQRSSEMQGWEEKNKEAEEMRMRNEKERQGNESITGQQNNAKRGNSSQPVGGFNMPRRTSMFDIFRG, from the coding sequence ATGCAATTGAATGAAGGTGGGCTGAAGTTGTTGTCGAGGAACAATGACACAAACATTATTAGGGAAGTGGTCAGAGAGGGGTACAAATATCTCATGTTTTACCTGGATCATGAGGACAactatggtggaggaggatgggatGATGCGGTTTCAAACCCTTTTACTCGTCAGAGAGAGGAAAATATCGTTGAGCCTAGCTTTGTTGTCCCAGAGGAGAATAGAAGTGAGGTAATGTATACAGGTGATAGCACTTGTGAAGGAACAAGTAGTGGCAGTAGAAGAAGCAGAAGAGCAGTCgtagaggaggaagatgacgaagGCTCTTGGTCAGATAGTGATGACTCTGATTATAATCCGGAAGAGCTTGTGGACAGTGACTATGACCTGCAGGATGGGGATGAGGATTTGGTGATGGATGAGTCACATGTTGCTGATGATGAGAAGAAGGGTAAAAGGAAAGGGAAGCAGGTAGCTGAAGATGACAATTCTGAAGATGAAAAGCTTGAAATGCCAGAGTCAGATGACGAGGAAATGAAGTTTAAGTTCAATCATTTCACAGAAGAAGATTTGCATGAGCCGAAGTTTCATGTTGGGCAGGTATTCTCGTCAATAGAATTGATTAGGGCGGCAATTAGGGAGTACAGTTGCAAGGAGAGACTTGGCATAACATTTGGAAAGAGGAAAGAGGAAGCGGTGGCAAAAAAGCTGGAGAAAGAGGAGAAACGGAAAGCTTTGTTGCAACAAAAACAATTGGATGctgaagaaaaaagaaaagcagCCGAGGAAAGAAAGCAAAAGGCACAACAGGAAAAAGAAGCAAAAAAAAGCCCTGGCAGATGCCAAAAGCAAGCTATACAAGCTAAAAAGAAACAGGCCGaggaagaaaaaaataagagagttGCAGAGCGAAAAAGAATTGCAGAGCAGAAGAGAAAACATGTTGAAGATGCGCATAGATATGAAGAAGCGCAATTTCTGTTAATGCAAGAAGAGGAGCATGAAAGGATACAACGTATGAGAGAATATCATCGGCGAGAGGAGGAAGCAAGGCAGCAAGCCTGGGAGGGGCAGGTTGCGTCGCAGAGGTCTTCAGAGATGCAAGGTTGGGAAGAGAAAAATAAAGAAGCAGAAGAAATGAGGATGAGAAATGAGAAGGAAAGGCAAGGAAATGAGAGCATTACGGGCCAGCAAAATAATGCCAAAAGAGGAAATTCAAGTCAGCCCGTGGGTGGTTTTAACATGCCAAGAAGGACAAGCATGTTCGATATATTTAGGGGCTGA